The Juglans regia cultivar Chandler chromosome 10, Walnut 2.0, whole genome shotgun sequence genome includes the window GGAGAGATTGAAGATGTCGGAACTAAAATATCCAAGAAATATGATGTTGTTTCTATATCAACAACATCAGGTATGGATGGTATACTCGCGACCTCATCTTTAGATTCACAACCATTATTAGTATCTTCTTAATCATCAAGTGATGTTAcaccttgatttttgttgtattgtttgttcaatttcatCTTGTAAGCTCCATAATTTGCACTTTTAATTGTTTCACAAAGATAATCTTAGTATAAAGCATAAACGTCCACTAATTTTCTTTCCGGTTTCATAAGCATCTATTTTTATACACGAATAAAATGGTTCCCCAAGCTGCTCTAGGATCTAATCTCCACTGagaggggaagaaaaaaaaaaaagatcaaagaaCTAAAACATATCCTCCATATTATATTACCCTCTGGGTTTCTACTGCTGTTTAGAGTTAATagcaaaagaagaaatcaactcctctttatatttatctttaataGCCACCTTCGGCTTTTTTCACCTTTTAAATCTTGCCAAATCATGAAGATTGTCAACCTGCTAAAAGCAACAAAACCCTTGGCGTAATAGGCTTCACAAATTTAGACCATGTTCTTCATGCTCAAAGGATCAAAGAAAGTTTCAAGTTTCATGAACAGCTAAAAAATTAAGGTCTCGATCGTCGATCACTTGAATGTTTATCTACCATCTTGGTTTATAAAGAAGACCATCAGGCTCAGGTGACCATTGATCGCTTGAATGTTTATCTACCATTACAAGGTCTATTGCTTAATTGGGTGTTGTGCagttttttcacttctttttcattctctcaCGGTCAAACCCTCAAGAAACCACAAATCAGCTAAAAGAGCCAACACCACTATATATTTTCCTCGGAGACTGAATCCACCCAATGGTACTCACTTCTCGAGAATGACAAGGGTGCTTTAAACACACCAGAGACCAAGGTTGTTGTGCCATCTAAACCCCATGTGAAAGGATATCTGGAACAATTAATGAATCAAATCCacaaaaatcatcaaataaCTTTGATGAGAGGAATGAAGCAACCAACTCTtagcaactctctctctcctcatgTTATGGTCACATGCCATGGGCAAGATCTTTCTAGTTGCCTGCTGAGTCAGctaaatctaaatttgaagaacCAGATTAGGAAAAGATGCagagaaataaaactaaagatAAATTCTCACAGGTTATAACATGGATGCTTTATTTAATACCATCTGTCtcgatataaaaaataaaataaaaataccatctGTCTCACAAGTCACTAAGTGAATTGATGTCCATTACAAGAAGCAAGATGATTTTTCGGCATAATCAGCAACAAACTATTTCTGCTGAGACTTGAGTTCCTTCACCCTCTCTTCAGTAGCCCTCAGCGCTTTTCCGTAAATGCATATTAGCTGAAAATTATAGCAATTCAGAACTTCAGAATTTGATTCTCATGAGACCCAAAAACTTCCAATCATATTGGGAAATCATTAGAATTACCATTTCACACCAATGTAATAATGCACTGGACACAAATTTAGGAAGAATAAGTTGCAAAGCATGTCAGTCATATGATCCAAAACAGACtcgattcttttattttgtaaccACTTTTTCATTAGTGGCAATTTTTTCTTAGTCACaaatttcaatgtgttttcctCATGAAAACAGTCTATACATGTCTACAATGCAAATGTATAATCAGCAACAGCAAATACAGACAAGGAGCagggaaaaaaatagttttgtgaGAGAACTATAGCAATATCTGATTTCAAGAAATTACTCGTAAGTAATATAATTGCAAACGTAAATTAAATTCTAATGCCCATGACTCTATTCTTCCTTCCAATATCTCCCTAAATAATCCACTAGAAAACTTTTTTCCCTAGCAAAATCAAATTGTGAAGCAGATACATAAGACTTTCCTTATTTCTTATTGATCTTCTAAGAAGATGAGAATTAGTTCTCTAGCCTACCTCGTCAATTTCTTTGGGGGAGATAATAAATGGAGGAGACATCATTATGTTATCTCCTGCTACACGTACTAACATTCCATGCTTCTCACATTGTGCTCCAAAATAAGAGCCTATCCCTGCAATACATATCAATAAGAAGTATAAGATTCAGAGAGAAAAGATTAGAAAGAAAAGCTAAGCATGCTTGTCTATCTCAAccaaatattaaattcaatcaTTTCGTGAGGACCATCATAAACGAGTAATCACAACAGGACAATCTTTAAGCAGATCTACAACATGTTCTGACCTAGTTGATGAAAGAAATTATAGGTAATTATGCAGCCTTAATCTAACCAATTTATCccctcaataaataaatatattcatgCAGTAAACTTTAAGACAGAAAATTAAGATGGAACTTGCCCCATTCAGGAGGGAATGGATCATTAGGGGACTTGTTATCTACAAACTCTGTTCCAAGAATCAATCCAGTTCCCCGAATCTGCATATTCAGAAGAGTAATACAAATCAAATGTCTCAAAAGTTTTCAcattaactaaaaaattaaaaactttagaGACAATTACGTACCTCCCCAATTATGGGACTGTCTGAAAATGCTTTTACACCATCTTGGAACTTCGGGGAAATGCTCTTTACTTGATCCGCAATTTTTCTCTCTGTAAAGATGATAGATAGCTGTCACTCAAGGACAGTCTTAATATATAATCTTCATGTTGATCATGCGGAATATACAGGTATAGATATTTAGGTATATGTCATTGCATAAATGCATATATAAGCCATGACCCACCATTAGGGGTGAATTCAATCCGGTCTACTCAGTCCATAAGGGGTTTTtggtaggggtgctacccgcccccagCCCCACATGGGTGGgaggtggggttttcacccccggACCCGCCCCCACATCCCGGGggtgaaaattacataattaacttataaaattactatataaaataatatatttatacatataatatcttaaatatatatatatagttcggtCGATTTcagtctggtccggtccaaaaatcaCCCACCCTAGGACCGGACCAAGAACCGAATTCATCACAAATAGAGGACCAAAAccaatcaaataaatttttggtcCGGTCCGAACTGAAAAGTTTACAGCCCTACCCACCATTTGGGGGACAATTAAAGAAATTGTATGATAAGATAAAACTCCATCAAGTCCTATTCAGTCATCTTTGAGGGTCTTCCAATGCAATATACGTAAACTGAACTATGAAGTAAAACTTTGAACAGGTAAA containing:
- the LOC109010285 gene encoding gamma aminobutyrate transaminase 3, chloroplastic isoform X1, which produces MFGCDKYNIKPDLVSLAKALSSAYMPIGAVLVSPEVSEVIHSQSNKLGTFYHGSTYSGHPVSYVVAIETLKIYKERKIADQVKSISPKFQDGVKAFSDSPIIGEIRGTGLILGTEFVDNKSPNDPFPPEWGIGSYFGAQCEKHGMLVRVAGDNIMMSPPFIISPKEIDELICIYGKALRATEERVKELKSQQK